One region of Oryza glaberrima chromosome 7, OglaRS2, whole genome shotgun sequence genomic DNA includes:
- the LOC127779760 gene encoding cysteine-rich receptor-like protein kinase 6 isoform X2 translates to MLVLLLLLAAAVSSPAPAAGDGGGALPVLNPISSFCNTTAARRTYLPNSTFEANLNGLFAVLSRNASASGYAAGAFGAAPDTAYGLLLCRGDFTGNDCSAARLASSFQQAASSCLYSKDVAVYYDQYQLRYSDQDFLAGAANEPETAAFNMNNVSDAGDVAAFDALVAELVNAVADRASNATRRYAAGKAGFAPEAMTVYAIAQCTPDLSPPQCRGCLAGIIDQMPKWFSARVGGRILGVRCDFRYEKDPFFKIPNDMVVLSPLPDPSSQGSSSSSSSGGLWIVAIVVPVAVLLLGFLGCFLWIRRRRRRGTVSVPTMSMEMEQVLKLWRIEESGSEFSLYDFDQIADATDNFSDACKLGQGGFGPVYKGQLPDGLEIAIKRLSSCSVQGLMEFKTEIQLIAKLQHTNLVRLLGCCVQADEKMLIYEYMHNKSLDCFIFDTEKGAMLNWDKRFRIIDGIAQGLLYLHKHSRLRVIHRDLKASNILLDREMNPKISDFGMARIFCSNVTEANTTRVVGTHGYIAPEYASEGLFSIKSDVFSFGVLLLEIISGKRTAGFYQYGKFFNLTGYAYQLWQEGQWHELVDQALGEDFPAMEVMKCVQVALLCVQDSADDRPNMSDVIAMLGSEGLTMPEPRQPAYFNVRISSLAVSSSSFGESYCMSNVTLIEEEGR, encoded by the exons ATGCTTGTCCtcttgctcctcctcgccgccgccgtctcctcgccggcgccggcggccggagacgGCGGGGGCGCCTTGCCGGTGCTCAACCCGATCTCCTCCTTCTGTAACACGACGGCGGCCAGGCGGACGTACCTGCCGAACAGCACGTTCGAGGCCAACCTCAACGGCCTCTTCGCCGTGCTGTCCAGGAACGCCTCGGCGTCGGGCTACGCGGCGGGGGCGTTCGGCGCGGCGCCGGACACGGCGTACGGCCTCTTGCTCTGCCGCGGCGACTTCACCGGGAACGACTGCTCCGCCGCGCGGCTGGCGTCGTCGTTCCAGCAGGCGGCGAGCAGCTGCTTGTACAGCAAGGACGTCGCCGTCTACTACGACCAGTACCAGCTCCGGTACTCGGACCAGgacttcctcgccggcgccgccaacgAGCCGGAGACGGCCGCGTTCAACATGAACAACGTCTCCGACGCGGGCGACGTCGCGGCGTTCGACGCGCTGGTGGCGGAGCTGGTGAACGCGGTGGCCGACAGGGCGAGCAACGCGACCAGGAGGTACGCCGCGGGGAAGGCCGGGTTCGCGCCGGAGGCGATGACCGTGTACGCCATCGCGCAGTGCACGCCGGACCTGTCGCCGCCGCAGTGCCGGGGCTGCCTCGCCGGCATCATCGACCAGATGCCCAAGTGGTTCAGCGCCCGCGTCGGCGGCAGGATCCTCGGCGTGCGCTGCGACTTCAGGTACGAGAAGGATCCCTTCTTCAAGATCCCCAACGACATGGTGGTGCTTAGCCCGCTCCCGGATCCGTCCTCACAAG ggagcagcagcagcagcagcagcggtggcCTGTGGATCGTGGCGAtcgtcgtccccgtcgccgtGCTCCTCCTCGGCTTCTTGGGATGTTTCCTGTGGATCAGGAGGCGAAGAAGGAGAG GGACGGTGAGCGTGCCGACCATGTCCATGGAGATGGAGCAGGTGCTCAAGCTGTGGCGGATCGAGGAGAGCGGCTCCGAGTTCTCGCTCTACGACTTCGACCAGATCGCCGACGCCACCGACAACTTCTCCGACGCCTGCAAGCTCGGCCAGGGCGGCTTCGGCCCTGTCTACAAG GGTCAATTGCCTGATGGGCTTGAGATAGCGATCAAGAGGCTCTCATCCTGTTCAGTGCAGGGGCTGATGGAATTCAAGACAGAGATCCAGCTGATAGCCAAGCTGCAGCACACCAACCTGGTCAGGCTGCTGGGCTGCTGCGTCCAGGCTGACGAGAAGATGCTCATCTACGAGTACATGCACAACAAGAGCCTGGATTGCTTCATCTTTG ACACTGAAAAGGGGGCGATGCTGAACTGGGACAAACGCTTCCGTATAATCGATGGCATTGCCCAGGGGCTTCTTTACCTGCACAAGCATTCTCGATTGCGAGTTATACATAGGGATCTGAAAGCAAGCAACATACTCCTCGACCGGGAGATGAACCCCAAAATCTCGGATTTTGGCATGGCAAGGATATTCTGCTCGAATGTGACCGAAGCCAACACGACCAGGGTTGTGGGCACACA TGGGTACATCGCTCCGGAGTATGCTTCCGAGGGCCTCTTCTCGATCAAATCAGACGTGTTCAGCTTCGGTGTCCTGCTTCTCGAGATCATAAGCGGGAAGAGGACGGCCGGATTCTACCAGTACGGCAAATTCTTCAACCTCACAGGCTAC GCGTACCAGCTATGGCAAGAGGGGCAATGGCACGAGCTGGTGGACCAGGCGCTGGGGGAGGACTTCCCGGCGATGGAGGTGATGAAGTGCGTGCAGGTGGCGCTGCTGTGCGTCCAGGACAGCGCCGACGACCGGCCGAACATGTCCGACGTGATCGCCATGCTCGGCAGCGAGGGGCTGACGATGCCGGAGCCGAGGCAGCCGGCGTACTTCAACGTCAGGATCTCCAGCCTGGCCGTGTCGTCCAGCTCCTTCGGCGAGTCGTACTGCATGAGCAACGTCACGTTGATAGAGGAGGAGGGCAGATAG
- the LOC127779760 gene encoding cysteine-rich receptor-like protein kinase 6 isoform X1, with protein MLVLLLLLAAAVSSPAPAAGDGGGALPVLNPISSFCNTTAARRTYLPNSTFEANLNGLFAVLSRNASASGYAAGAFGAAPDTAYGLLLCRGDFTGNDCSAARLASSFQQAASSCLYSKDVAVYYDQYQLRYSDQDFLAGAANEPETAAFNMNNVSDAGDVAAFDALVAELVNAVADRASNATRRYAAGKAGFAPEAMTVYAIAQCTPDLSPPQCRGCLAGIIDQMPKWFSARVGGRILGVRCDFRYEKDPFFKIPNDMVVLSPLPDPSSQGSSSSSSSGGLWIVAIVVPVAVLLLGFLGCFLWIRRRRRRVINMAGTVSVPTMSMEMEQVLKLWRIEESGSEFSLYDFDQIADATDNFSDACKLGQGGFGPVYKGQLPDGLEIAIKRLSSCSVQGLMEFKTEIQLIAKLQHTNLVRLLGCCVQADEKMLIYEYMHNKSLDCFIFDTEKGAMLNWDKRFRIIDGIAQGLLYLHKHSRLRVIHRDLKASNILLDREMNPKISDFGMARIFCSNVTEANTTRVVGTHGYIAPEYASEGLFSIKSDVFSFGVLLLEIISGKRTAGFYQYGKFFNLTGYAYQLWQEGQWHELVDQALGEDFPAMEVMKCVQVALLCVQDSADDRPNMSDVIAMLGSEGLTMPEPRQPAYFNVRISSLAVSSSSFGESYCMSNVTLIEEEGR; from the exons ATGCTTGTCCtcttgctcctcctcgccgccgccgtctcctcgccggcgccggcggccggagacgGCGGGGGCGCCTTGCCGGTGCTCAACCCGATCTCCTCCTTCTGTAACACGACGGCGGCCAGGCGGACGTACCTGCCGAACAGCACGTTCGAGGCCAACCTCAACGGCCTCTTCGCCGTGCTGTCCAGGAACGCCTCGGCGTCGGGCTACGCGGCGGGGGCGTTCGGCGCGGCGCCGGACACGGCGTACGGCCTCTTGCTCTGCCGCGGCGACTTCACCGGGAACGACTGCTCCGCCGCGCGGCTGGCGTCGTCGTTCCAGCAGGCGGCGAGCAGCTGCTTGTACAGCAAGGACGTCGCCGTCTACTACGACCAGTACCAGCTCCGGTACTCGGACCAGgacttcctcgccggcgccgccaacgAGCCGGAGACGGCCGCGTTCAACATGAACAACGTCTCCGACGCGGGCGACGTCGCGGCGTTCGACGCGCTGGTGGCGGAGCTGGTGAACGCGGTGGCCGACAGGGCGAGCAACGCGACCAGGAGGTACGCCGCGGGGAAGGCCGGGTTCGCGCCGGAGGCGATGACCGTGTACGCCATCGCGCAGTGCACGCCGGACCTGTCGCCGCCGCAGTGCCGGGGCTGCCTCGCCGGCATCATCGACCAGATGCCCAAGTGGTTCAGCGCCCGCGTCGGCGGCAGGATCCTCGGCGTGCGCTGCGACTTCAGGTACGAGAAGGATCCCTTCTTCAAGATCCCCAACGACATGGTGGTGCTTAGCCCGCTCCCGGATCCGTCCTCACAAG ggagcagcagcagcagcagcagcggtggcCTGTGGATCGTGGCGAtcgtcgtccccgtcgccgtGCTCCTCCTCGGCTTCTTGGGATGTTTCCTGTGGATCAGGAGGCGAAGAAGGAGAG TGATCAACATGGCAGGGACGGTGAGCGTGCCGACCATGTCCATGGAGATGGAGCAGGTGCTCAAGCTGTGGCGGATCGAGGAGAGCGGCTCCGAGTTCTCGCTCTACGACTTCGACCAGATCGCCGACGCCACCGACAACTTCTCCGACGCCTGCAAGCTCGGCCAGGGCGGCTTCGGCCCTGTCTACAAG GGTCAATTGCCTGATGGGCTTGAGATAGCGATCAAGAGGCTCTCATCCTGTTCAGTGCAGGGGCTGATGGAATTCAAGACAGAGATCCAGCTGATAGCCAAGCTGCAGCACACCAACCTGGTCAGGCTGCTGGGCTGCTGCGTCCAGGCTGACGAGAAGATGCTCATCTACGAGTACATGCACAACAAGAGCCTGGATTGCTTCATCTTTG ACACTGAAAAGGGGGCGATGCTGAACTGGGACAAACGCTTCCGTATAATCGATGGCATTGCCCAGGGGCTTCTTTACCTGCACAAGCATTCTCGATTGCGAGTTATACATAGGGATCTGAAAGCAAGCAACATACTCCTCGACCGGGAGATGAACCCCAAAATCTCGGATTTTGGCATGGCAAGGATATTCTGCTCGAATGTGACCGAAGCCAACACGACCAGGGTTGTGGGCACACA TGGGTACATCGCTCCGGAGTATGCTTCCGAGGGCCTCTTCTCGATCAAATCAGACGTGTTCAGCTTCGGTGTCCTGCTTCTCGAGATCATAAGCGGGAAGAGGACGGCCGGATTCTACCAGTACGGCAAATTCTTCAACCTCACAGGCTAC GCGTACCAGCTATGGCAAGAGGGGCAATGGCACGAGCTGGTGGACCAGGCGCTGGGGGAGGACTTCCCGGCGATGGAGGTGATGAAGTGCGTGCAGGTGGCGCTGCTGTGCGTCCAGGACAGCGCCGACGACCGGCCGAACATGTCCGACGTGATCGCCATGCTCGGCAGCGAGGGGCTGACGATGCCGGAGCCGAGGCAGCCGGCGTACTTCAACGTCAGGATCTCCAGCCTGGCCGTGTCGTCCAGCTCCTTCGGCGAGTCGTACTGCATGAGCAACGTCACGTTGATAGAGGAGGAGGGCAGATAG
- the LOC127780279 gene encoding LOW QUALITY PROTEIN: peptidyl-prolyl cis-trans isomerase CYP26-2, chloroplastic-like (The sequence of the model RefSeq protein was modified relative to this genomic sequence to represent the inferred CDS: inserted 2 bases in 1 codon; substituted 1 base at 1 genomic stop codon), with product MRPRETNPVVSCPSAPRWHMSRAPSPLGVLRASRGWRSARARRLREGADTGERWQLLSPVITHHSPAMSLQILNTSKPTLPSPPQPHIHHPSVPLPPKIGRHAAGITIVVAAASAIPNITLAQPRAQEAAAAAAAAVPCIPDLPVTAKAFLDVSIGTESAGKITIGLFGDEVPTGASRFLSLGVGXSRSXAGYPAIPAVTDRLAAKMDVASGRAQCGGDRSGVHPTPAAESGGVAAAEQLSS from the exons ATGAGGCCGAGAGAGACAAATCCGGTGGTGTCGTGCCCCTCCGCCCCCCGGTGGCACATGTCCCGTGCTCCTTCGCCACTAGGAGTGCTTCGAGCAAGTAGGGGGTGGAGGAGTGCCCGCGCAAGAAGGCTACGAGAAGGCGCCGACACCGGCGAGAGGTGGCAACTG CTCTCACCAGTCATCACTCACCACTCGCCAGCAATGTCACTCCAAATCCTCAACACCTCCAAGCCCACGTTGCCATCACCACCTCAGCCACACATTCACCACCCGTCCGTACCACTACCGCCTAAGATCGGTCGCCACGCCGCTGGCATCACGATCGTTGTCGCGGCCGCGTCAGCCATCCCCAATATCACACTCGCACAACCCAGAGCGCaggaggcagcagcagccgccgccgccgccgtgccctgCATCCCCGACTTGCCAGTCACCGCCAAGGCCTTCCTGGATGTGTCAATTGGCACCGAATCAGCAGGGAAAATCACCATTGGCCTCTTCGGCGACGAGGTCCCCACTGGTGCGTCCCGGTTCCTGTCGCTCGGTGTTGGCTAGTCAAGATC TGCGGGGTACCCGGCCATCCCGGCGGTGACCGACCGGCTGGCAGCGAAGATGGATGTCGCGTCCGGCCGTGCGCAATGCGGTGGGGACAGGAGCGGTGTCCACCCAACTCCCGCGGCAGAGagcggcggggtggcggcggccgaacAACTGAGCTCCTAG
- the LOC127778782 gene encoding F-box protein At5g49610-like: MEDLPMGRRNPAASLTDDLIVEILRRFPVRSVCRFKRVCRSWRSLIADHEHRKKLPQTLSGFFYESLNGERCPCLAHHFTNVSGKGVPLIFPSFSFLPQCDTVVPLDCCNGLLLCRCFQPGPNNGDDEVGVFHYVVCNPATKEWVMLPDANWANGETRIACLCFDQAISSHFDVLEYVEAEYEDVTGVEIYSSETGLWTLHESGWGDDVVVRHWANPRSVFLNGFLHSATCAAEIVVVDMEGKKWRTIAMPEPEGDTGIIHQTQGRLCAFNVDPDDIFRLSIWILEDYDTDNWILKHTVSSLRLFGGKKSQFGFDYQIIVVHPECNLIFFVYGWDKTLMAYEMDRKEVRVIRNLGHDSSDPYLPYVSLFYESFADGR; encoded by the coding sequence ATGGAGGATCTCCCCATGGGGCGGCGGAACCCGGCGGCCAGCCTCACCGACGACCTCATCGTCGAGATCCTCCGCCGCTTCCCCGTCCGCTCCGTGTGCCGCTTCAAGCGCGTCTGCCGGTCCTGGCGCAGCCTCATCGCCGACCATGAGCACCGCAAGAAGCTGCCGCAGACGCTGTCCGGCTTCTTCTACGAAAGCCTCAACGGCGAGCGCTGCCCTTGCTTGGCGCACCACTTCACCAACGTCTCCGGGAAAGGGGTGCCTCTCATCTTCCCATCATTCTCCTTCCTGCCCCAGTGCGACACGGTCGTCCCCTTGGACTGCTGCAatggcctcctcctctgccgctgCTTCCAGCCCGGGCCTAACAACGGCGATGATGAGGTTGGGGTGTTCCATTATGTCGTGTGCAATCCTGCGACCAAGGAATGGGTGATGTTGCCGGATGCCAACTGGGCTAATGGCGAGACCCGCATTGCCTGCCTGTGTTTCGACCAAGCAATCTCCTCGCATTTCGATGTTCTTGAGTATGTGGAGGCTGAATATGAAGATGTCACAGGGGTTGAGATCTATTCTTCCGAAACTGGGTTGTGGACTCTGCATGAAAGTGGATGGGGCGATGATGTTGTTGTTAGGCATTGGGCCAATCCGAGAAGTGTTTTCCTTAATGGTTTTCTGCATTCTGCTACGTGTGCTGCTGAGATTGTGGTGGTTGACATGGAGGGGAAGAAATGGAGGACCATTGCTATGCCGGAGCCTGAAGGTGATACTGGCATAATTCATCAAACTCAGGGTCGCCTATGTGCTTTTAATGTTGATCCAGATGACATCTTCAGACTGTCAATTTGGATTCTTGAAGATTATGATACAGATAATTGGATATTAAAGCACACTGTTAGCTCCTTGAGGCTGTTTGGAGGGAAGAAATCTCAGTTTGGATTTGACTACCAAATAATTGTGGTTCATCCAGAATGTAATTTGATATTCTTTGTTTATGGATGGGACAAAACGTTGATGGCATATGAAATGGATCGCAAGGAAGTGCGTGTTATACGCAATCTTGGACATGACTCCTCGGATCCATATCTACCGTATGTTTCACTCTTTTATGAGTCATTTGCAGATGGGCGCTAA